In Pannonibacter sp. XCT-53, the sequence TGAGGAAAGTTGCGGCCGCCTCGCCCGGCACCAGGCGGGTCTCGGTGCCCTGCAGGAACACGAAGCTGGGCTCGCTGAAGCCGCTCGACGCCACCTCCGGCGTCGGGCAGGTGGCCGTCTGGTCGATGGCCGCCGCCAGACGCGGGCTGACCCAGATCGTCTCGAGCGCCGGGCCGGAGAAGCCCCAGACACCGCCTGTCATCACCATCATCGCCGCGATTGCCCGCGGCAGCGCCTGGAGCGCCGCGCCCTTCAGCAGGCACGAGGCCGCCCAGCCGGCGAGGACGAGCGCAAAGCCGCAGAGCACGACACCCGGGGGCGAGGGCCAGACGCCGAGCGTGATCGGCGCGACGATGACGGCGCCGAGAATGGCGACCGGCAGCAGCAGCAGGAGACCGGCGGCGGCGTAGCGCAGGCCGCGGCCTGCCGTCTCGCCGGCGCCGTCCACCAGGGCGGCCGCGGCAGCGATGGCCAGCGCCGGCAGCAGCGGCATGGTGTAATGCGGCAGCTTGGTTGCCACCAGCTCGAACACGATCCAGGAGGGCACGAACCAGGCGGCGGCGAAGAGCACGAGCTTGCTGTGCCGGCTCGCCCAGATGCGGGGGGCCGCGAGCAGGAGGAAGGCAGGCAACGGCCAGAACACGGCCAGCATCGCCGCCAGATGCGTCAGCGGCGGCGCGCCATGGCTTTCCTGTCCTTCGGCCACCTTGCCGAGAAGATCACGGCCGACGGCTTCCTGGAAGAAGCTGCCGTCGGTGGCAATCCAGATCGCCACGAACCACGGCAGGATGAGCAGCAGCATCCAGGGCAGGCCGAACAGGGGGGCGGCCGCCCGGAACCAGGCAAGCCGGCGGGTCAGCAGCATCAGCGCGGCCACCGTCAGGCCGACGACCATCAGGATCACCGGGCCCTTGATCAGCACACCGCCGGCCAGTGCCGTCCAGAACACCAGCGCCAGACCCCAGCGCGGCTCGCGGTTGTCGGCGAGGAACAGGCGGGCAAGCGCCCCTTGCGCCAGCACGGTCATTGCAAAGAGCGTGGCGTCGGTCTTGCCGAGACGCGCCTCCACCCCGACGATCAGGGCTGCAGCGACCAGAAGGCCCGCGACCAGGGCAACGGGCGGGGCGGCAAAGGCCCGCGCGGTCCAGTAGGTGAGCAGCACCACGGAGAGGCCGGCGAGGAGCGAGGGCAGACGATAGACCCAGAGCGGGGCTTCCGCTCCGTAACCGGTGGCCTTGGCCGAGAGGACCTGCAGCCAGTAGATGCCGATGGGCTTCTTGTAGCGCGGCTCGTCCTGCAGGCGGATGTCGACGAAGTTGCCCGTCTCGAGCATCTGCTTGGAGGCCTGCGTGAAGCGCGGCTCGTCGCGGTCGAGCGGCGGCACGGTCCACTGGCCGGGCACGAAGAGCACGAGGGCGGCCAGAAGCAGCAGCAGGGGCGCGATGGCGTCATGGGCAAAGAGGCGCAGCCACCACGGCTTCGGGCCCATGCTGCCGGCGGCCGCGGCGGGCGCAGCGGCTGCGGCGTCGCGGCTGGCCCTGTCCGGACCCGAAGTGTCCGGACCAGAAGTGCCCGGACCGGATGTGTCCGGACCGGATGTGGCAAGGTCTGCCGTGTGCGGGACAGGCCCGGCCGCCTGGCCGGGCGAGGAAGCTGCCGTCTCGCCGGCCGGAGCGGCGGAGGGCGTTGCCTCACTCGCAGGAGCCTGTGCCGGAACCGGCTGGACTGGGGACTGGCCGGAGCCTTGGCTTTGCTGGTCGCTCATCGCGTCTCTTCTGCCTGCCTGAAACCTTTGGTCGCGCGGCGCGGAGCAAGGCCGCTGCCTGGCGCAGACCGGGCGGCCGCGCGCGACCGGCTCCCCCTGCCGAACCGGGCACATCCGCTCCAGCGCGCTTCCTACAGGAGCGGCGCGCAAAGGGAAACCGGGGAGATGCGGCCCGCGCGCGCTTTTCGCCGCCGCGTGACCGGATCGCCCCACTTCGGCGGGGCCGTCATCGCCGGGCCTCCGTTCGCCACAGCCTGCGGTCCGGCGCCGCGTGTGCGCGCCGAGGCCTTGGCCTGCAGGCGGAACTGGCTTATGGGACGGCATCACTCATGCAAGGCGCAGGATCATCCCATGCAGACACGCCGCCAGATTGTGACCGGTCTCGGCTCCGGTCTCGCCCTTGGCCTCGTTCTCGCCCTCGCCGGGTGCGGCGCGCTGGAGCCGACGCGGCTCGGCCCCGCCACGGTGATCGAGCCGGTGGCCGTCGACGAGCCGGCCATGCTCGCCCGGCTCAACGCCTATCGCGCCGGCAAGGGATTGCCCCCCGTCGCCCTCGATCCCGTGCTGACGAGGGTCTCCGCCGACATGGCCCGCTACATTGCCGAGCGCGACAGCATGAAGACCCGGCAGCACAGCGCCGAAGGCCTGTCCGGCCGTCTCGACGCTGCCGGCTACCGCAACTATGCCGGTGCGGAGAACCTTGGCGCCGGCTATGCGTCGCAGGAGGCAGCCTTCGCCGGCTGGCAGGGCTCGGCCGGCCATGACCGCAACCTGCTCAATCCCTATGTCACGCGGATGGGTCTTGCGCGGATGCGGCGCTCGGACGGAACCTGGCGCCACTTCTGGGTGATGACGCTGGCCCGTCCCGAGGCCGACGGCCGGCCGATCCTCGTCAACCGCTGACGTCTGCCGCCCGCTTCGGCGCCACGCGAAAAGAAAAAAGCCCGGCGCGAGGCCGGGCTGAGGTGAGCTGTCAGATGTGTCGTCGGGCATTTCGGCGGGAGGCCCTTGATGCGGCCTCCCTGCCCTGCGGGTCGCCTGTCAGGCCTGAACGCCCTGGATCGCCGAGAGTTTCCACTCGCCACCCTGCTTGCGGGCGAAGGTCCAGAGTTCGATGCTCTCGCCCGGCACCTCGGGGTTGCCCTCGATGACCGCACCGCTGTCGCGGTCGAGCATGACGTCGATGGCTTCGTAGCGCATGGCGACGGTGGCGTAGTCGGTGCCGTCCTCGGTCCAGGCTTCGGCCAGGTCGCCCTGCAGCAGCTTGACGGCCGTCACCGAATTGCGGCGGCCCTCGGTCGCCAGCTCACCCAGCTCTTCCGCGAGGTAGGACATGGCTTCCGGCGTGGCGAGACGGCGCAGCGCACCGAAGTCCTCGCGGCCATAGGCTTCCTGCACCTCGGTCAGCATCTGCTCGAAACGGTCAAAGTCAGACCCGTCAAGCTGGATCGGCTGCCCGACCGGCTGCGGCTGCGCCGGACGGCCGCCGCTGAAGAGACCGCCGGCAAGGCCCGCCAGGCCGGACTGGCCGGACTGGCCAGCGCCAGCCGGGCCGTGGCCCGACATGCCGCCCATGCCCCCCATGGCGCCGGGGGCTCCCTGACCAAGGCCGCCGCCCATCGGGGTCGGGCTGGCACCCGGCATCGAATAGGCATGGGCCGGCGCCGGGGCCTGCTGACGCCGGCTGGCGATCAGGCGCATGACGACGAACACGATGAGCGCGATGAGACCGACCTGCAGCAGCAGGCCGAAGAAGCCGGCCAGGCCGCCGAAGCCCTGACCGAGCAGCATGCCGATCAGGCCGCCGACCAGAAGGCCACCGAGCATGGAGCGGCCGAAGCTGCCGAACAGGCCCGGCTTCTGTGCTGCGGCCGGGGTCTGCGCCTGGGCGCCCGGACGGTTGGTCTGGTTCATGGCCGGCGCGGCCGGGCCGGTGTTGGGCGTCATCGACCGCTCGATCGGGGCGGCCGGAGCCGGCGCGGTCTGCGTCGCCGGAGCAGCCTCGTGGGTGCGTGACCCGCGGCTGCCGAAGCCGCCGCCACTGCCCGCGCGCCGGGCCTCGGCATAGTCGGCGGCAATGATGAGAGCGGCGAGGCCCAGGATTGCTGCGGCTGAGGTGCGGGCAAGACGGCGTGTCACGGACGGGATTTCCTTCTCTGGTTGCATTCGGGCGCGTTTGACGCGCTTTGTCTGCGCATATGGGTTTTCCCGGATGCCATGAAAAGGGGGGGAGACCGACCGTCGCGAAATTTTCTGAGCTTTTCTGGTCAGCGCACCTGACAGGCCGGCGCGGCCCCTCGCTTAAGGACCGGCACGGCGGGACCACCGGCATCGCGGCGGACAGAAAAAACGGCGGATCCGGGAGGGATCCGCCGCGAAGTCAGGTTTCCAGAGACCCCAAGGAGGGGAACCGGCGAGAGCCGGTGAGAACGCCGCTCCAAAAGTGGAGTTTCAGTCTCATCTTTTTTCTAGGCCCGCTTCCGGCGGGTGTCAAGCCCGCCCGCGCGCAAGCCCGCCCCAGATCAACCGGAACGGGTCAAGCGGAACGGGCCAACCGGAACGGCCCAGCTAGAACGGAAAGGGATGACGGGCGAGATCTGCCTCGTCACGTGGCTTTCGCCCGGCTGCAAGCGCCTCGGCCTGCAGCCGCGCCCGGCCGAATCGTGGCACCCAGTCCACCAGATCCGGACTGACCACCTTCATGCAGCTGAGACCGATGTCGTCGCACGCCAGATCGAGACGATAGAGCCTGATGCCCTGCCGCCGCAGGCTGTCTGCCAGCGCGCCCGGCTGAAAGGGGTGCGGCAGCCGCGGCAAGGGGGACGGGCTGCCTCCGTCCCTCTGCAGCAGCCGGCGCAGGTCGATGACCGGTGCAAGGTCCGGCGTCCCCGCCGGCCGACCCGCCCGAGCTGCGGCGGCCAGCCGCAGCTCGAGCATCGCCTCGGCCTGGATCAGTTCGCCGATGGCGGAGCGAATGGCGGCGGCCGCGTCGGCACCGGCGGCAAAGCCGGCCACGGCATTGGCACCGGTCAAGGCATCCGTCCTGGCACCCGTCCCGGGTACGATCCTGGTCCTGGCCACATCTGCGTGCCCCTCCCCCAGCCAGGACACGGCCATGACCACATGCTGCGACAGGCGCGACGGCAGCAGCGCGACCTCGGTCGCCCGCCTCCGCTCACGGAACCAGCTTGCACAAATTTCAGGCAGAACCCCCTGCCAGACCCCCTGTGCAACTGGAGTTATCCCCAGGCGGTTGTACCACCACAGGCCAACGGCATCGCGCTCGGCCGCTTCTGCAAGGGCCCGATCGGCGGCAGTCTGCGGGTCGGTCCAGACCGCGGTCCCGACGGAAGAGGCGAGCGGCAGACCGGCGAGCCCGGCCCAGCGGCCCTCGCCGAGCAACTGGCCGAGCGCCGGCACGGCGACGGGCGCGCTGCCCTCCCAGGGCTGTGCGACCAGCCAGCGGTCCGACAGGCTGCGCCAGTCGATGCGCCCGCCCCGCATCGCCTCCAGAAGGCGCGGGTGCCGCCGGGCAAGATCCTGCTCCTGCGCCGCGCTGAAGCCCATCAGATCGCCCGCCTCGAGATGGGCATCGAGATCCGCGCCGGACCGGACGCGTGGATCGCCGGGCCCGCGCGAGACCAGGCTAAGCCGTTCTGCCAGTTCGCCGAGGCAGGATTGCAGGGCGGCGACAGGCGAGGCCCCCTGCCCTCCGGCCACCACGCTGGCGAGCGTCGCGGCGGCAGCGGACCTCCAGCCGGACGCCGTCCCGCCGGCAGGATCGCGGGCCGGGTGCCGCACAGTTTCAGGGACAGTTTCGGGGGCCGTATCGGGTGTCAGCATCGCGGACATCAGGACGATGCCCGCGGCCTGAGCGGGGACCGGACGCACCTGCACGGACCAGTGCTCCAGCAGGCGCGAGAAGGGCGAAAGCGCCCCCTCCAGATCCCTCGCCAGCCCGTCCGGATCGGTGGATGGCAGGCGCCCCGCAAGGTCGCGGGCAAGGGTCCGCACAGGGGTTTCTGCGGGGGCACTGACACGGATTTCTGCCGGGGCAGCCCCCGCGTCCGGCAGACTGTCCGGCGCGTGCGACCCGCGTCCGCCCCCCGGCAAAACCGGCGGGCCAACCGCCCCTCCAGCCCCCGCATCACCCGCACTTAACGTTTGGTTAACTTTTTCCACAGGGCGGCACCATCCGGCAGTTGCATCGATGGCGAGCCTGCCAGCCCCTCTTGCCGAACGCAATTGCCCCGATGAAGCTGCAGGGGCTCGGCACGGAACCGCAAAGGCGCGGCTCTCCTGCCGCCCCCTGAAACCCCGAAAGCAGGCCCGGAAAAGCGCCAGGCACACGCATCGTCAGGCTGTATCGCGCCCCCCGGCGTGAACGGCAACAGGCGAGGCTTGTCCGGCCGGAGAGGCTTGCTCCTTGCAACAGACAGAGGTTTGAACATGCGTCAGGATGCTACCCGCGAAGCTCAGGTTTCCTTCGGTGCCGTCATCGGCCAGCTCGTCAACGACGGCACGCAGCATGACGCCGCCGCCCTCGTCGCGGCCACGGTTTCCGGCACCACCGTGCTGGCCGACGCCGTCGACATGGTTCACCTTGTGGTTCCGGCCACGGTCGACGCCACCCGTGTCGCCGCCGGCGACGAGACCTATTTCGAGGAACTGGGCCGCAAGGCGCTCGGCGCCTGCCTCTTCGACGTGACCCCCGAGTAAGTCGGGTCGTCCGCAAGCCGAGCCCCCCGGAACGCCGCGCTCCCGGAAATCCACGCCTCGAGGCAGCCGAGCACAGTCCCGCCCGAACAAGGGGCCGCACGACCATCCCGGCGCGTGCGGCCCGGTCGGGTCCTGCCGGGTGCTCCCGGGGCCGGGTCCGCACCTGCGCAGCCTTGTCCGGCCGGGCAGAACGGGGGACCAGACTTACGACCAGGCTGGTGGCCAGACTGGCAGCTGGACAGGCCGCCTGTGCCCGTTTCCCGTTCCCGTCGTCGCCGCGCGCGATCGGGACCAACGCCCTTGCCGGAGACCGCCATGGCCCGCTTTCCGATCCCGCAGAGCAAGATCGCCGAGCTCGGCCGCCTCCTTGCCGAGGCCGCCTGCAACGAGACGCAACGCGAAGCGCTGCGATCCGATCCCGCCGCCGTCCTGCGCGCGGCAGGCTTTCCGGAGGACCTCGTTGCCCTCTTCGAGTTCCGGGTCGTCTGCGACACCGAAACACAGCGGCATGTCGTGCTGCCCTACCGTTTCAACGCGGCGCGCCTTGCAGCGCAAGATCCGGCCTATCTGGCCCAGATCGCCGAGATGACGATCGGCCAGGGCCGCCCCAACTAGGTCTCCTGTCTCTGGGGTGTCGCCCGGACCCGGGCGCTGCAGCCCAGGCTCGGGATGAGGCTCAGGATCAGGCGCGGCCGAGCCCCAGCGCCTCGCGCACAGAATCCAGCCCGCGCTCGAAGGCGGCGCGGGTTGCGGGCTCCTGGAACATGTTGACCTGGTCCAGCCAGGCGCGCAGCTCGAGCGGCACGGGCTTGAGGCGGCCGCGCCCGAACTGCGTCTCGATGCGCTGCAGCAGGATGTCGCGGGTGGCGGCCGCATCCTCGGCAAAACCGGCCCGGTCGAGCGCGGCCAGCCGCGTGGCCAGGCCGTGAATGTTGTCCATCGGGCCGCGCCGGGCAAATTCGGCGGCCCGGTCGAAGTCGCCACTGGCGAAGAAGATGTTGGCGAGATAGCCGTAGACGATGCGCGGCGTCGTCGTCAGGCCGTCGAAGGCCTTCATGGCCATGTCGGTGGCCTTGCGCAGGTCGCCGATGTAGGCCAGCGCCTCGGCGGCCGAGATGACGTTCATCGGATCCATGGGATTGAGGCTGAGTGCCTGCGAGAAGGCCCGGTGGGCATCGTCGGGCCGGGCGGCATGGATCATCGACCAGCCGAGCATGCGGTGGTTGATCACCTGCCAGGGGTCGAGCGCCACCGCCTTTTCCGCCAGCGTCATGGTCGCTTCCGTGTCGAGCAGGCCGCCGCCGACGGTGGGATAGAACAGGGCCTGCTTCATCTGGATGGAACAGCGGCCGGCGTAGATCTGGCTGTAGCTCGGATGCGACTGTTCGAGTTCGGCGAGGATCTGCAGCGCCTTCTGGTCGGCCGCGCGGTTGAACTCCCACATCAGCGCCTCGGCCTGGCACCAGCGCGAGAAGGCCGTCCGGCCGGGGCGCATGCGCAGGCGGCCGATGACGTGACTGTGCACGCGGCTCACGGTCCGGAACACGGCCTCGACCCGGTCTGACGCCGATGTCGTCAGTTCGAGATCGATCACCTCGTTGAAGGCGATCTGCCCGCTGCTGCGGTTCTCGAGCTGGACGTAGATGCGGTTCAGCATGCGATCGCGGCGGAACCGCAGCAGGAAGCTGCCGAGTTCGCCGCCCTCGACCCGCATGGGCGCAGCCCCGTCCTCGCCAATCCAGTAGGCCGCCTCGTAAAGCTCGAAGCAGCGATAGGCCGACAGGCCCGCCACGATCTCGTCGCGCAGCGACAGGGCCAGATGGTCTGCCTCGCGCTCGAAGGACAGGCTCGCAATCGACAGCACGGGCAGCGAGATGTCCCGGCGCAGGCCGGCCAGATCCACCGTGGCACTCGCCATCCCGCCCCCGGTCGGCGCCGCGACAGGCGCCGGCGCGAGGACGGCCCCAGGGGCGGCTCCGGGAGCCGGTGCCCCTTGCGCCGTGCCGGCCGCTCCGACCGGCGGACGGCGTGCCGGATCCCCCGCGCCCGCGTCCTCGATGAGCAGCAGCGTCGCCGGGTCCGGGTCCTGGTCGAGCAGGTTGCGCAATTCGCGCGCGCAGTCGCGGTACTGCTGCAGCGCGCGCTCCCTCCGGCCCTGGGCCAGATAGTGACGGATCAGCGTCTGGTGCGCGAACTCATGCGCCGGATCGAGACCGAGCAGGAAGCCGGCCAGCACCTCGCGCTGGTTCACCGCCGCCGCACCGCCAAGGATCTGCAGGTCCTCGAGCGCGGACACCGTCTTCTCGATGACCGAGGCCCGGACGCGTTCCTGCTCGAGGGCCAGCCAGTCGGCAAAGGCAGGATCGAGCGTGTCGAAGCCATTGAGGAAATCGCCGCCCCAGAGCGCCTTGAGACGGGTGCTGTCGAGCGGCCGGAAGCCGCCAAGCATCTGCTGGATCTCGTCGAGGTCGGTGGTCAGGACCTCGGCACAGAGGGTGATGGACGTCGGCGTCGTCTCGATCAGGCGCAGGCCGGCCAGTGCCTCCGTCTGGCGGACATGCGCGACCGCCTGGCGCAGCGACACGGCGGCCTTAGCCCGCTCGCCCTCGCTCCAGAGCAGGGCGGCAATGTCGGACCGGGTTGCCGAGAGACCGGGGCGACGCAGCAGATAGGCCAGCAGGGCGAGGGCCTTGCGCGTCTTTAACGCCAGCGTTTCACCATCGGCCGTGGCGAGGCGCACGAGCCCGAGCGTCTGGAGGTGAAGTCGTTCGGCCATATCTATCCGTGGGTTGCACCTCGAGCCTACTGCAATTCAAGCTCGCGCGCGGCCTTTTTCCTCGCAGGCCGGGGCGCTTGACTCGACGTGGCGACGTGACACCGTATCACGCAAGTTTCACGCTGCGAACGGAAGATCGCGCCGCAGGATGCAGATGGCTCGGCCCGGCAGGGGCGCGCCGGCAGGTCCAGTTAGGCCATTTAGTAGAACGGTAGGATCAAGATGTCCAAAGCTGCCGAAGTGACCCAGACCCTGAGCCATGACGCAATCGCGGGCCAGGACACCGAACTCGCCACCGAGCTTGCAAGCGAATCCCTCAAGCGCATGATCTATTTCACCCGTCGTGAGGCCGAAAAGGACGGCCGGACCTTCTGCGCCTATCTGCTCAGCCTTGCGATGAAGGCGCTCGACGAGGAAACCGACGAGATCAACGCGGCCGTGAAGTCGAAGTTCGCGCCGGTGGATCGCACCCAGGACCTCGCCTCCAACTGAGACAGGGCGCAAGGGCCCGGATTTCCAGCATCGGCGATCCTTGCCGCCGGGATAGATCTTGTTGGCATGGTCTGGCCGGATTCCTCTGGCCTGAATGCTCTGGCCGGCGATTTCAAGCAGGCGATTTCAGGCAGGTGATTTCAGGCAGGTGATTTCAGGCCGGCGCGCTGACGCCGGCTTGCTCGCCCTGTGCCCCCTGACGCGGTGTGTCCGGGTCCGTCCTTGCCGCAGGTCATTTTGCGGGCCCGCATGCCGGGGCAATCGTTCTGGCCCGTCGCTCTGTTCCGTTGCTCTGGCCCGCTTTTCTGATGCGGTTGCCTGAACCGGGTATCGCCCGATCCCGATGTCCCCTGCCCTTTTCAGGACTGGCCGGGCTGTCACAGGGCCCCAAGTCACGACTGGTGCTGACCGCTTCCAGCCGGATCATTCCCGCTCCCTGTCCCGGCGTCGATCCGGTCCCGGCCTCGATCTGGCGCTGCTCCGCTCCGCAGGATGACGGCGGCGCGGTCGAGCCGGTTTCGGCCGTTCCGGCGAGGAGCGGGACGCAGCGGATCGCGGGATTTGTTTCTGAAGATGTCTCGAAACTCGCGCACCTGAGCGCCGCCGGAGCAAGGGACAATCGCCGTCCGCGCGGGTGACGGCACAAGTCTCGGGGCGTCGCTGTCCTCACGCCGGCGCCAGGGCCAGGGCCAGGGTCAGGGTCAGGCGCCCATGTCGCGCGGAGCCGAATCAGCGGGCTGCGCGCCTGTGCGCTCCGTTGATCGCCCAGCCCGCACCGACCGGCTCCGACGACCATGCCTCTTCGAGCGTTTGAGGCCGGGACCAAGCTGAGATCCCGGTTTAACTGTGGATATCATCCGGCTGATTTTTCAACAGCCATCCATGATTTCACGCCAAGCTGCTGCAGAGGGTGCGTCCTGCCCTTCGCAGGGCCCTTGCCGCCACTGCCTGTTCGTCTCCCCGTCGCCGGACCAGAGAGGGGCGCCGGCGCTGGCAGGGTCGCTGGCATGGCCGGGGCGCCGCGGCCCGCTCGCCGGCCGAAGATCACCCGGCAGCATGGACCGCAGCCGGGCGCGGACGACACTCCGGACAAGCACGGGTGTCCCCGGCACGGGCCGGGCGACTGTTTCTGATTATTTCCACTTGGAACAGGTATTGGCGACCCCGGCAGGATTCGAACCTGCGACCATTCGCTTAGAAGGCGAGTGCTCTATCCAGCTGAGCTACGGGGCCTGACCGGCCATCGGCCGGTGGATAGGGCTGGCAGGGAGGGCCAGCCCGGCAGGCGATCAGTGCGTCCAGGGCGCGGAACGGTCGAAGCGGAAGTTGTCCGAATAGGACGCGCCGCGAATGACACGCTCCTTCGGCTGCTCGACCCGATGCGGAATGCCCTCACGCGTCGCGTAGGCGACGGCCTCTTCGGCACTGTCGAAATACAACCGGATCTGCTGCTTCATGTCGGAAGACGAGGTGTAACCCATCAGCGGTTCGACAGAACGCGCCACTTCGGGCTCGAATTCCAGCACCCAGCGTTCAGTCTTTGCCTTGCCGGACTGCATGGCCGTCTTGGCCGGTCGATAGATGCGCGCAACCATGTGGCGTGTCCCGATGTTGCCTGGATCATCCGGTCAGGTCGTCGCGGGCATGACGAGGCATTGCCCGTGCGGACCTCCAGAACTCGCCCCGTTTTCCGCGTGTTCGGGCCGGTTGTCAACCGCCTGAGCGGCGACCGCACAGGCAAGCCCCCTCGCCCCGTCGCCGGTCGCCCGCCTGGCGCAGGCGCGGGTGTCGCGGCCCTCCGCCCGGCCGCAAGCTTCGCCGCGCGGGGCACCGGCGGCCGTGTCCAAGGCCCGGGCGCCGGCGCCCTTCGGCAAGATACAATCTCGCTTGCACCGCCGATTGCTTTCGCGCCGCCCCGCTTGGATTTATTGTGTTTCCATAAATTAATCGCCCGGACCGCTGTCCGGTCAGTGATCCCCGCCACTGGCCGGACAGCCAACCGGACATCCAGGACCTCGGCCCGAAATGATCCTGCCGCGCATGAGCCACTATGAGCACGAGCATGCCACGCCGACGAACGCCCGGGCCCACCGACTGCGCCAGGCGGTCGATGCGCATGGGCTCGGCGACATGTGGGACATGATTCTCACGCTCGACTATCAGGTCGAGCACGTCGGCGACCTGATGCCGGATGCGCGCGATCAGTTTCTCGACATCATCGACCTGCTGCTGCGCGCCTTCACCACCCGCTCCTGAGCGGCGGCCTGAGGTGCGTACCGCTCGAAATCCGTTTCCTCAGGGCGCGAATTCCGGCATTCTGCGCCAGACAGGGAATGGCCAGACTGGTCTGACCTGCAAGACAGACCAGAGTTGCAATCGATTTCATGCTGGCGCGCCCGACCTACATGTTTGCTGATCTTGGACTGGATGCAGTTGATCGGGGCCTTGCTGACCCGCGGCTGGCCCGGTTCCTTGAGGACATGCGCGCGGCCGACGGAATCGCCGACAGCCGGCTGCGTCGCCACCTGCCCTACCTCAGCCTGTGCTCGGATGCGGCCGGCCCCGATGCGCCGCCGCCCATCTTCTACGTCGGCCATGCCTGTTCCCAGCGCCAGCTGTTCGGCGACGAGTGGACCCGCAGCCAGGACGCGGGCCTTAGGACCCCGGACCCGGGGCTTGAAGCGGCTGCCGCCGACGGCTACCGCCTCGCCCTCGAGCGCGGGGCCTATTATGGCTACGCCCGGACCCGCATCGAC encodes:
- a CDS encoding ArnT family glycosyltransferase, producing MGPKPWWLRLFAHDAIAPLLLLLAALVLFVPGQWTVPPLDRDEPRFTQASKQMLETGNFVDIRLQDEPRYKKPIGIYWLQVLSAKATGYGAEAPLWVYRLPSLLAGLSVVLLTYWTARAFAAPPVALVAGLLVAAALIVGVEARLGKTDATLFAMTVLAQGALARLFLADNREPRWGLALVFWTALAGGVLIKGPVILMVVGLTVAALMLLTRRLAWFRAAAPLFGLPWMLLLILPWFVAIWIATDGSFFQEAVGRDLLGKVAEGQESHGAPPLTHLAAMLAVFWPLPAFLLLAAPRIWASRHSKLVLFAAAWFVPSWIVFELVATKLPHYTMPLLPALAIAAAAALVDGAGETAGRGLRYAAAGLLLLLPVAILGAVIVAPITLGVWPSPPGVVLCGFALVLAGWAASCLLKGAALQALPRAIAAMMVMTGGVWGFSGPALETIWVSPRLAAAIDQTATCPTPEVASSGFSEPSFVFLQGTETRLVPGEAAATFLKESPSVPDACRIAVVEKRQEEAFLAAAASLGLVPDLRGRVEGVNINGGRKLDLGLYVAGSAAQ
- a CDS encoding CAP domain-containing protein, producing MQTRRQIVTGLGSGLALGLVLALAGCGALEPTRLGPATVIEPVAVDEPAMLARLNAYRAGKGLPPVALDPVLTRVSADMARYIAERDSMKTRQHSAEGLSGRLDAAGYRNYAGAENLGAGYASQEAAFAGWQGSAGHDRNLLNPYVTRMGLARMRRSDGTWRHFWVMTLARPEADGRPILVNR
- a CDS encoding Tim44 domain-containing protein, which codes for MQPEKEIPSVTRRLARTSAAAILGLAALIIAADYAEARRAGSGGGFGSRGSRTHEAAPATQTAPAPAAPIERSMTPNTGPAAPAMNQTNRPGAQAQTPAAAQKPGLFGSFGRSMLGGLLVGGLIGMLLGQGFGGLAGFFGLLLQVGLIALIVFVVMRLIASRRQQAPAPAHAYSMPGASPTPMGGGLGQGAPGAMGGMGGMSGHGPAGAGQSGQSGLAGLAGGLFSGGRPAQPQPVGQPIQLDGSDFDRFEQMLTEVQEAYGREDFGALRRLATPEAMSYLAEELGELATEGRRNSVTAVKLLQGDLAEAWTEDGTDYATVAMRYEAIDVMLDRDSGAVIEGNPEVPGESIELWTFARKQGGEWKLSAIQGVQA
- a CDS encoding YcaO-like family protein; its protein translation is MRTLARDLAGRLPSTDPDGLARDLEGALSPFSRLLEHWSVQVRPVPAQAAGIVLMSAMLTPDTAPETVPETVRHPARDPAGGTASGWRSAAAATLASVVAGGQGASPVAALQSCLGELAERLSLVSRGPGDPRVRSGADLDAHLEAGDLMGFSAAQEQDLARRHPRLLEAMRGGRIDWRSLSDRWLVAQPWEGSAPVAVPALGQLLGEGRWAGLAGLPLASSVGTAVWTDPQTAADRALAEAAERDAVGLWWYNRLGITPVAQGVWQGVLPEICASWFRERRRATEVALLPSRLSQHVVMAVSWLGEGHADVARTRIVPGTGARTDALTGANAVAGFAAGADAAAAIRSAIGELIQAEAMLELRLAAAARAGRPAGTPDLAPVIDLRRLLQRDGGSPSPLPRLPHPFQPGALADSLRRQGIRLYRLDLACDDIGLSCMKVVSPDLVDWVPRFGRARLQAEALAAGRKPRDEADLARHPFPF
- a CDS encoding BTAD domain-containing putative transcriptional regulator encodes the protein MAERLHLQTLGLVRLATADGETLALKTRKALALLAYLLRRPGLSATRSDIAALLWSEGERAKAAVSLRQAVAHVRQTEALAGLRLIETTPTSITLCAEVLTTDLDEIQQMLGGFRPLDSTRLKALWGGDFLNGFDTLDPAFADWLALEQERVRASVIEKTVSALEDLQILGGAAAVNQREVLAGFLLGLDPAHEFAHQTLIRHYLAQGRRERALQQYRDCARELRNLLDQDPDPATLLLIEDAGAGDPARRPPVGAAGTAQGAPAPGAAPGAVLAPAPVAAPTGGGMASATVDLAGLRRDISLPVLSIASLSFEREADHLALSLRDEIVAGLSAYRCFELYEAAYWIGEDGAAPMRVEGGELGSFLLRFRRDRMLNRIYVQLENRSSGQIAFNEVIDLELTTSASDRVEAVFRTVSRVHSHVIGRLRMRPGRTAFSRWCQAEALMWEFNRAADQKALQILAELEQSHPSYSQIYAGRCSIQMKQALFYPTVGGGLLDTEATMTLAEKAVALDPWQVINHRMLGWSMIHAARPDDAHRAFSQALSLNPMDPMNVISAAEALAYIGDLRKATDMAMKAFDGLTTTPRIVYGYLANIFFASGDFDRAAEFARRGPMDNIHGLATRLAALDRAGFAEDAAATRDILLQRIETQFGRGRLKPVPLELRAWLDQVNMFQEPATRAAFERGLDSVREALGLGRA
- a CDS encoding ETC complex I subunit translates to MVARIYRPAKTAMQSGKAKTERWVLEFEPEVARSVEPLMGYTSSSDMKQQIRLYFDSAEEAVAYATREGIPHRVEQPKERVIRGASYSDNFRFDRSAPWTH